Proteins encoded together in one Variovorax paradoxus EPS window:
- a CDS encoding virulence RhuM family protein, with protein MRSELILYQTDDGLARIQLRALDGNVWLSQIEIAELFATTKQNVSLHAKNIFAEQELKVEATVKESLTVQSEGARKVRRSTLLYSLPMILAIGYRVRSPRGTQFRQWATAHLGEYLVKGFVMDDERLKNPGGWDYFDELLARIREIRASEKRFYQKVRDLFALSADYRVDDSNAQLFFAEVQNKLLYAVTRKTAAEIVVSRADANSPNMALSTWSGSRVRRHDVIVAKNYLNADEVDTLNRLVIIFLEQAELRVKERKELTLHYWRGNIDRLLDFNDRPVLKNNGSISTDQMRSIVQDRYDTFDIQRRNAEAADSDSEDLKALEALEAQAKQGRKS; from the coding sequence ATGCGCAGTGAATTGATCCTCTATCAAACCGACGACGGATTGGCTCGAATTCAACTACGTGCGCTCGATGGCAATGTCTGGCTTTCGCAGATCGAAATTGCCGAACTTTTCGCCACCACCAAGCAAAACGTCAGCCTTCACGCGAAGAACATATTTGCGGAGCAGGAGTTAAAGGTGGAGGCAACCGTCAAGGAATCCTTGACAGTTCAAAGCGAAGGCGCCCGGAAGGTCCGCCGAAGCACCTTGCTATATAGCCTCCCGATGATTCTCGCGATCGGCTATCGCGTGCGGTCCCCACGTGGCACCCAGTTCCGGCAGTGGGCGACGGCGCACCTTGGCGAGTATCTTGTCAAGGGCTTCGTCATGGACGACGAACGCCTGAAGAACCCTGGCGGCTGGGATTATTTCGACGAGCTTCTCGCACGCATTCGCGAGATCCGGGCGTCGGAAAAGCGCTTCTACCAAAAGGTGCGCGACCTATTTGCATTGAGCGCGGACTATCGCGTCGATGACAGCAATGCACAGCTCTTCTTTGCCGAAGTGCAGAACAAGCTGCTCTACGCAGTGACACGCAAAACCGCCGCGGAAATCGTGGTTTCCCGGGCCGACGCCAACTCACCCAACATGGCGCTCTCCACATGGAGCGGCTCGCGCGTGCGAAGGCACGATGTGATCGTCGCCAAGAACTACCTCAACGCGGACGAGGTGGACACACTCAACCGCTTGGTCATCATTTTTCTGGAGCAGGCCGAACTGAGGGTCAAGGAACGCAAGGAACTGACCTTGCACTATTGGCGCGGCAATATAGATCGACTGCTCGATTTCAATGATCGTCCCGTGCTCAAGAACAACGGAAGTATCAGCACCGACCAGATGAGGAGCATTGTTCAAGACCGCTACGACACCTTCGACATTCAACGGCGCAATGCAGAAGCTGCCGACTCGGATTCCGAGGATTTGAAAGCGCTGGAAGCCCTTGAAGCGCAGGCGAAGCAAGGCCGAAAATCATGA
- a CDS encoding pyridoxal phosphate-dependent aminotransferase, with protein MPRHRPARLEHIAGIGVDRMGAIADDADGPPFLRLENLDVDIPPDPEAVARTVRAASEDSDNSYLPFVGQSRLREVAARHVSALSGVGYNARNCVISAGGLSGILNALLATVEVGDEVLVTDPTYAGLLNRIRLAGGTPKYVPFVFTPGGEWKLDRAALQAAIGPRVRVMLLMSPSMPSGGCFDNDDWRAIAALCVQHDLTLILDTAMERLLYDSRKVIHPAGLPGMAERTITVGSSAKELRMIGWRVGWTVAPESYMPDLVAVSLANVVVPVGIAQDAVATALEQSARTLAPYVAELERRRDTVLDELKGLPVGIPGGGWSLLLRTSDFGIDGQTLSERLLKARVCATAMRGWGETHGAQYLRFVFSNEPVERLRGLGDKVRAALGA; from the coding sequence ATGCCCCGTCACCGTCCCGCACGGCTCGAACACATCGCAGGCATCGGCGTCGACCGCATGGGCGCCATCGCCGACGATGCGGACGGCCCGCCCTTTCTCAGGCTCGAAAACCTCGACGTCGACATTCCGCCCGACCCCGAAGCCGTTGCACGAACCGTGCGCGCGGCTTCGGAAGATTCGGACAACAGCTACCTGCCCTTCGTCGGTCAATCGCGATTGCGCGAGGTTGCCGCGCGGCATGTGTCGGCGCTCTCGGGCGTTGGCTACAACGCACGCAATTGCGTGATCTCCGCAGGCGGGCTCTCGGGCATCCTCAATGCGCTGCTCGCGACGGTCGAGGTGGGCGACGAGGTGCTGGTGACCGATCCGACCTATGCGGGCCTGCTCAATCGCATCCGGCTGGCGGGTGGAACGCCGAAGTACGTGCCCTTCGTCTTCACGCCGGGCGGCGAATGGAAGCTCGATCGCGCGGCGCTGCAAGCCGCCATCGGCCCTCGTGTGCGCGTGATGCTGCTGATGTCGCCGTCGATGCCGTCCGGCGGCTGCTTCGACAACGACGACTGGCGCGCCATCGCCGCGCTGTGCGTGCAGCACGACCTGACCCTGATCCTCGACACGGCCATGGAGCGCCTGCTCTACGACAGCCGCAAGGTGATTCACCCGGCCGGCCTCCCCGGCATGGCCGAGCGCACGATCACGGTGGGTTCGTCGGCCAAGGAGCTGCGCATGATCGGCTGGCGCGTGGGCTGGACCGTCGCGCCCGAAAGCTACATGCCCGATCTCGTGGCCGTGTCGCTCGCCAACGTCGTCGTGCCGGTGGGCATCGCGCAGGACGCAGTGGCAACGGCGCTGGAGCAGTCGGCACGCACGCTCGCGCCCTATGTGGCCGAGCTTGAGCGCAGGCGCGACACGGTGCTGGATGAACTCAAGGGCCTGCCGGTCGGCATTCCGGGCGGCGGCTGGTCACTGCTCCTGCGCACGAGCGACTTCGGGATCGATGGGCAGACGCTGTCAGAACGCCTGTTGAAAGCGCGCGTCTGCGCGACGGCGATGCGCGGCTGGGGCGAGACACATGGCGCGCAGTATCTGCGCTTCGTGTTCTCCAACGAACCGGTCGAGCGGCTGCGCGGCCTCGGCGACAAGGTGCGGGCCGCGCTGGGCGCCTGA
- a CDS encoding LysR family transcriptional regulator gives MDWDNLRYFLELARSGTLMSAARRLEVDHTTVARRIQSLEKEVGAPLFSREAGGHRLTEAGRRLQPQVEAMESAFQAVESTAPASQEGLSGLVRIGATEGFGTVVLAPQLALFAAQHPKLTIDLLAMPRLVHLSRREADIVISLERPARGPVVVTKLTDYTLRLYASKQYLAAHKPIKTREDLRGHTFISYVDDLLFSKELQYLDELHRPDAFALRSTSVLAQHSAVVAGAGIAVLPAFVADGDKGLRTVLPAQANFTRTFWMSMPAETKHLARMQTVWEFLRETAAAQRQLLLPDSAVDTK, from the coding sequence ATGGATTGGGACAACCTGCGCTACTTCCTGGAACTGGCCCGTTCCGGCACGCTGATGAGCGCCGCGCGCCGGCTCGAGGTGGACCACACCACGGTCGCGCGGCGCATCCAGTCGCTCGAAAAGGAAGTCGGCGCCCCGCTCTTTTCGCGCGAAGCGGGCGGCCACCGGCTCACCGAGGCGGGCCGGCGGCTGCAGCCGCAGGTCGAGGCGATGGAAAGCGCCTTTCAGGCCGTGGAGAGCACCGCGCCGGCCTCGCAGGAAGGCCTGTCGGGCTTGGTGCGCATCGGCGCAACCGAAGGCTTCGGCACGGTGGTGCTGGCGCCGCAGCTCGCGCTCTTCGCGGCGCAGCACCCCAAGCTCACCATCGACCTGCTCGCGATGCCTCGGCTGGTGCATCTGTCGCGGCGCGAGGCCGACATCGTGATCTCGCTGGAACGCCCGGCGCGCGGGCCGGTGGTGGTCACCAAGCTCACGGACTACACGCTGCGGCTCTATGCGTCCAAGCAGTACCTCGCGGCGCACAAGCCGATCAAGACGCGCGAGGACCTGCGGGGCCACACCTTCATCAGCTACGTGGACGATCTGCTGTTCAGCAAGGAGCTGCAGTACCTCGATGAGTTGCATCGTCCCGATGCGTTTGCGCTTCGCAGCACGAGCGTGCTGGCGCAGCACAGCGCGGTGGTGGCCGGGGCGGGGATCGCGGTATTGCCGGCCTTCGTGGCCGATGGCGACAAAGGGTTGCGCACAGTGCTGCCCGCGCAAGCGAATTTCACGCGAACTTTCTGGATGTCGATGCCGGCAGAAACCAAGCACCTGGCACGCATGCAGACCGTATGGGAATTCCTGCGCGAAACGGCTGCGGCACAACGGCAACTCCTCTTGCCCGACAGCGCGGTGGACACAAAATGA